Genomic window (Streptomyces liliiviolaceus):
GGGCGCGATCCACTGCGGGGGCCCCGTGGGACCGGGCTTGGCGAAGCTGTGGTCGATGTCGCCCTGGAGGGTGGCTTCGACGTTGTCCTGGGTGAACGCGAAGGTACCGTCGGGCTGCTTGGTGCAGGCATAGACCTGGGACCCCTTGACGACCCCGCGCAGGGCCGAGTCCCGGATCGTGGCCGGCAGATCGACACGGCCGGGGAGGGCGAACGCCTGGCCGCGGACGGCGCCACCGGGGAACTCGCCGGTGTGCAGGTTGAAGTAGAACTTCTCGGGGTGGGCCTTGATGTCCCGCAGCAGCGCGGCGTCCTTCACCTTCACGGTGCCGTAGACGTGCTTGCTGCCGTCCTTGAGCTTCTCGGTGAAGAACGGGACCTTCACATCGCCGTTGACTCCCCGCCCGCCCTGGTGCAGGTGCGCCAGGGTCGGGGTGTCCGTACCGCTCCACGCCAGCGCGAAGGACACGTCCTGGCCCTGGACGCGCATGAGCGCCACGGCGCGGCCGTCCTTGTCACCGACCGCCGGCTTGCCCTCCACCGGCACCTCGTTGTCGCCGGTGAGGACCGAGGCGAAGAACGTGGCCCCGGCCGCGTCCTTGCCGTAGCGGCCGATCGCCCCCGCGGCCTGCGCGGAGTCCGCCGACGCGTGCCCGCCCGCCGACGCGTGGGCCCCGCCCGCGTCGATGTCGTCGCCGTTGCAGGCGGTCAGCATCAGGGCGCCGGTCATCGCGGATGTGGCGATCAGTGCGAAACGCT
Coding sequences:
- a CDS encoding CHRD domain-containing protein, giving the protein MNSKRFALIATSAMTGALMLTACNGDDIDAGGAHASAGGHASADSAQAAGAIGRYGKDAAGATFFASVLTGDNEVPVEGKPAVGDKDGRAVALMRVQGQDVSFALAWSGTDTPTLAHLHQGGRGVNGDVKVPFFTEKLKDGSKHVYGTVKVKDAALLRDIKAHPEKFYFNLHTGEFPGGAVRGQAFALPGRVDLPATIRDSALRGVVKGSQVYACTKQPDGTFAFTQDNVEATLQGDIDHSFAKPGPTGPPQWIAPDGSSVTGSVLNKFDNGEGNIPELILKATQTGADKGLLAKTRTVLRLNTEGGVAPAGTCDAGAHPTAKVPYTADYLFLATQ